The window GCCTTCGCCCAAAAGATTGAACAACGCCTCGCCAAGGATGGAGCGGGCGGAATTGCCGGTGCACAGCACCAGAACCGTGAAGGGCTTGTCGTTCATGAAAGGCCTCAGTTCAGGGGCTCGCAGGCCAGCCCTGCGATCAGGTCGGAGCACATTTCGGGCATCCCCTGACAGCAATCCTGCATCAGGAAGGTCAGCAGGGAGCGCATACCGGCAAAGTCGGTGCGGTAATGGATCAGGCGGCTTTCACGCTCGGACTGGACCAGACCGGCGCGCTCCAACGTGGCGAGGTGATGCGACATGGTCGAGGGCGGCACACCGCAATGTTCCGCAATTGCCCCCGCGATCATGCCGTCATGGCCGGCCCTGACCAGCAACCGGAAGACTCGCAGCCGGGTTTCATGGGCCAGCGCTCCAAGCGCATCGACTGCCCAGGCCTGTGTGTTGATATCATCCATAGGCATCACCTTTCGAGAATTATCGAAATACTGCCTGACGCAACGGGATCAAGCCATAATTCGAGAATTATCGAAATTTTTGATGTCCATTGCTGCACTTCGAAGGCCTGCGAATACTGATCGGCAACCACCGCGACCACTTCGGGCTCGCTTCCAGAACGGCAACTTTGGGCAAGCATCAGCCGATAGCGGCCGCGCCCCTCATCCCCTCAGCGGCCAGCAAGCCCCTGCAAGCCCAGCGGCGCATAATCGCCGATCGCCAGTTGCTCGAACACGCCCATGCCCGTCTCGCCCCCCGGCCCTTCGACCTGGCAGAGCATCTGGACGTGGAGGTTATCGGGGCGGGCCGGATCGATCTCGGCCAGCACGATATCCTCGCGCTCGACCTCAAGCGGCCCGTGATCGAGCCCGTGGCCCCACTTGGGCGAGGTATAGCCGAGGCCGCGCATCTGGAAGCGGGCCACGGGGGTCAGGCGGAAGCTCTCCTCCCCCACCGCCAGTGTGCTTGCGTCAGGCCAGCGGGTGCCGGGGGCGAGCTGTGTTTCAATTTGCGGCGTGTGGCTCTCGGTAAAGCCGTCCGCCCCGGCGCCATCGGGCGCGATCACCGCGCGGGTGTTCCACGGGGTGCCATCGGCATGGGCGTTGAGGTGGAAGAACAGGCTGCGCGCGGGCAGGTTCACCGGCGTCCATTGCCAGAAGAACTGCGGCACGGCGCGCCCGGCGAACTGGGGATCGGCGGCACCGATGGGGCGCACGCCCCAGCTGCGATCGCGCGTGCCCATGCTGCCCGCCGCCAGCGCCTCGCGCACGCCATCGACTTCGATCCAGCCGGTGTAATGCCCGTTCTGGGTGAGGCGGGTGTAGTCCATCACCGTGCGCGGGCCGACCCGCCAGGTAAAGCGCGGCTCCGCAATCGGAAAGGCGCGGCCTGTAAAGGTGATGTCGGCGGCGACCCCCTCCCCATCGACGATCACCCGCAGCGATTGCAGCGGCTCCACCACCTCGATCCGGATCGGCCCGCAGGCCAGCTCCATCCGCTCCATGCCCAGCTTGCGACTGGCATGAAGGCAGTGCTGCACGCCGTTCCTGACGATGCAGAAATGCGCATCGGCCACGTCGAGATGCGGGTAGATGCCGAAGGCCGCGGCAAAGAAGCTGCTGCCGTCCGGCGCATAGCCGTTGAAGAAATAGCGGTCGTAGAAATTGCGGTCGGTGCCTGCGAAGGCCACCGGATCGGGCGTCTGGTGGATCGGGTAATCATCCCCCCGGCTCAGAACCA is drawn from Erythrobacter sp. and contains these coding sequences:
- a CDS encoding metalloregulator ArsR/SmtB family transcription factor, producing the protein MDDINTQAWAVDALGALAHETRLRVFRLLVRAGHDGMIAGAIAEHCGVPPSTMSHHLATLERAGLVQSERESRLIHYRTDFAGMRSLLTFLMQDCCQGMPEMCSDLIAGLACEPLN